GCCGGCGGCGCGTGCCACCACCGGGGCGGCGTCGAAGCGGAAGTCCTCGCTCGCGCGGGTGTCGTCCCAGAGAAAATGCATCGACGCCGTGTCGGCCCGCGTGGCCTCCAGGTAACGGGGATACGCATAGGCCATGCGACTCACCTCGATCGGCTGGCTAGCCGAGGTAGGGATTCTCCCGCGGATCGAGCGACTTCAGGAACACGTCCTGCGCCGCAGGATCGTCGACGCGAAACTCCGCCCCGAACGACTCGCGTGACAGCGGCGGCTCGTGTGCGTAGTCGTACACCCCGGTGCGCCTGTCGTACTTGGCGTTTCGCGGCCGCGACTGGGCCATCTGCCGAACGATGGCGGCAAGCCAGTCGTCGAACGCTTTCTTGTCGGGCATGAGATGGCGCGCCAGCATGGCTTGCTTGACGACGATCTCGGCCAGGTAGATGGATCCCTCGGCGTATTCCTGCACCAGGTCTCCCAGGTTGCACAGCGCAAGCTCCAGCGCCCCCGCAACCGGCTCGCGGTCGTCATCATGCGACATGACGAGCTTGAGGCCCGTCGCCGCGCGCGGGGTGGTCATTGCGGCCCACGCGGCCTCGACGCGCCGCAGCGCATCGCTCACGTCGGCAAGGCCCTGGAAGCGCCAGACGATCCATTCGGTGATGGCCACGCCCAGCCCGAACTTCGAGCGGAAGTCCGCTTCATCGACCGCCTTGTAGAGCCGCACGTTCTGGTCCTTGGCGGCATAGAACTTGAGGCCGATCTCGCTGTTCCACTTGTACCGGGCGGCTGCGCCGGCGACATTCGCGTTCGCGATGTGCGGAGGAATCGACAGTGCCATCTCGGTTCACCTTCCCGGGTTCACTCACCCATGTCCGATTTCAGTTTCTGGTACGAGGCCTTGGTCGGCGGACAGTGGCTCTGGTCGAGCGCCACCGGCTTGTTGCCCTTGCCGCACAGGGTGATCTCGTGCTTGCAGTCTCGAGCGGCACACAGCATGGCATGGCAGTTCTCGCACGGCATCTTCGACGGCTTTCCGGTCTTGGGACGCCAGTCGATGTTGAGCGTCATCCGTCGAGGGGCGGCATTTTGCAGCTCGTCGAGAAGGCGCGCTTCCGCATGGCCCGACTTCTGCATCGTCGGCTTGGCGTGGGTGTAGTTCCCGCACAGCGTCGGAGCGCCGCCCCGCACATCCCCGCTGCCTCCCTTGGCGAGCGTCTTGGGACACTTCTCGTGGGCCTTGTGATTGTTGTGGGCGCTGCGAACCTTGGTGGGTCCGCCGGCGACGGCCGTGCGCTTGACCGACGACACCGTGGTGCCCTCGCCCTCACCTTCCGCGCCGACGAGGGTCTTGTCCTTCGTCTTGCTGTCGAGCTCGCCGCGGCGAGCTTCGTTGGAGTCGGCGAGCTCCTCGCAATCGGTCTTGATCGTCGACGGCGACATGCCCGCATTGCTGACGGTGGCGGTGCCGGGGTTCCCTGTTGCCATCGGGACTACCGGTTGTTGTGCAGTGTCAGGTCCATCTGGCGCACCGCGTTCGCGCCCTCGAACTTGACATCGAACGACCACGCCGAGAACACCGTTTTCCCCTCGAGCGTGTGCGTCACCACCCCCATGCCGAACGACTTGGTCGCCGCCTGGTCGCCGTCGCTCTTCTTGTAGGTCGAGCTGTTCTTCATGCCGACTTCCTCGCCTCCGATCTTCACGCTGCGTGTCCCGTCGTCGGTGTCGGACGCGGCGGAGAAGTTGGGATAGGGAATCGGAACGGGGCCCGCCGGCGGAGGAGGGGGCGACAGGCACACGTCGGGCATCGCGCCGAGCGACCGGTTGGCATCCTTGCCGGCCGAGACCTCGCGCCCGTTGGCGTAGACGTTCTTGCTCATCGACGCAGCTCCGCGCCGTGCATCGAGACGACGAGCGCCGCCCGGATGCCGTCCTCGGTGCCGATGTGGCACAACGCGACGGGCCCTGGCGCGTAATCCTCCTGCGCGGCATGCAAGGCCTGCGCCAGCAGGCAAGGCAACACCGCGGCGCCGATCTCGCCAAGGAACTCGATGGGATGCCACAGCTCGAGCACGCCGTCGCGCTCGCCGCTGTCGAGCCTGCCGGCGACGAAGGCGGCCTCCTTGAACTTGTAGTGCTCGCCCGACAGATCGGTCAGGCGGTACGAGACGTCGCTCATCGCAAGGCCCGCGTTGTCGAGAGCCTCCTGCACCGCCTGCGTCAGGCCCACCGCGCGCAATGGCAGCGTGCTTTCGATCGTCGCGGGCTCGCGCCCGATGCCGAACCCTTCGATGCGCAGCCCGTCGCTGGCCGCGCCGCCCATGCCCACGAGCACCGCGCAACCGGCTTCGCCGGGAAAGAAGCCATTGGAGTTTCCGGGTGTCATCAGCCGCCGCTGGTCGATGTAGGTCTCGAGCGTCGGCTGGTGGAGGAAGCTGTCCACGCCGGCGATCACCACCCGACGGGCGGCACCAGCCACGATCAGGTTCTGCGCCTCGAGAAGTGCCATTGCGCAGCCGGCCTGGTCCTGCGCGAAGACGCGCGACCTCGGGTGGTGCGCCAAGTCCAGCCGCGTCTCGATGGCCTCCAGCAGCCCCTCGTCGATGCCGGGGGTCCGTGCCCGACGCCCGGCCGCGGCGATGCCCAGGAGAAGGGGGATGCGCTGCGGCGGCTCCGGCTGCGCCGCCACCAGGCACTCGTGAATGGCCGGTGCAGCAAGATCGGCCAGCTTGTCCAGCCCTTCCCACCATTGCGGCAGGGAGATTTTCGCCCCGGACAGCGGCTGCCCGGACTCGGTGTCGACCCACACCGTCTGCCCGATCGCGCTGATGCCCGCGCGCAGCGCCGCCAGCGAGGCGGGCGCATTGAAGCCCAGCGCAGTCACCATGCCGCTGGCCAGAACCGTCAGCGGGGTCATCGAGACCCCCGGCGCGCGCTTACCGCCTCGGCGAGACTGCGGTAGTAGGTCTTGCCCGGAAAGCGCCGCTCGCGACTGACGCGCCGTTCGTCCCCGATCAGCGTTTCCTTCACGTCGAACACGCTGCGTCCGAGAGCGAGCGACACGCGCCACGTGAGGGTGAAGCGCTGGCGATCGGGCTCGAGCACGATGGTGTCCAGCCGGGCAGGCCGGCTGATGTCGCGCCCGCGATGCGGAATGAAGCGGACCGGCATGGCCACCTGCGGCAGGCGGAAGACGCGATGGCCGTCGGGTGTCAGGTTGCGCAACTCGATTTCCTCGCCGCCTTGCGGGTAGGGGATGGTCTGGTCTGCCGGCGCCGCCTGGAAGTAGCGCTCGTCGAAATCGGACGGCCACAGCGGCGCGGTGGTCCTGATCCACTGGTCGTCGTAGGTTCCAGCGTACAGGCGGCGCGGCATCCAGCTGCGGCCCACCGGGGAGAACGCCATCGGCACATATCTTCCCTGCGGGTCGCTGACCGGCCGGTCCAGTTCCTCGGTATTGGGCAGCGGGCGTCCCTCGATGCGGTCGGCGTGGCGCCAGAAACCGCGGCCCACCGGGTTGGAATCGCAGGTGTCGGCGCGACCCTCGGCCTGCTCGGTGTCGTCGGTGCCGCCGAAGGCGAGGTCATACGTCAGCCCGACCCGCTCGAAGGGCTCGGGGTCCGAGGCGGTGACCCGGCCGAAGGTGCGCCGCCAATGACGATCGCCGACGGCCGCGAACTGCTTCACCCGCTCGCCCACGCGCAATCGCACCACGGTGCGCCGCACCGCACGTCCCGGCGGCGCATGCGCGCTACCGATCAGCAGCACGTCGCAGGCCGGCTTGACGTGGGCATAGTCCGTCTCGTAAAGCGGTGCCGACGTGCCGGGCGCCGCGGTGAACTGATCGGCTTCCACCAGCGCACTCTGCTCCGCCCCGAGTACGGCCTCGGCACCCGGTTCGGGCATGGCATAGGTGGCCTTCACGACAACCACGAGCAGTTCGCGCCCGTCGCGCTGGAATCCCATCGTCCAGTTCGCGGGCAGTCCCGTGCCGTTGGTGAATCTCATGACGCCAACCACCTGCGCTGACGGTCAGCACGCGCCTCGACCGAGAACACCACAGCCGAACGGCTGTGCGCCGCCAGCTCGACTGCCGCACCGCGGCGTTGCCGCTGGAATCCTTCTCGCAGCACGCGGGCGGCGGCATCGCTCGACACGGGCCGTCCGCCGATCCAGCGCTGTCCCGGCACGTAGCGTGGTGCGGCGTCGCACCAGAAGGCACGCACGGCCGCGACCGCGGGCCAGGGCAAGTCGTCGTCGGGATCATCATCGGCCGCATCGGCCGAAGCGCCTGCAGGCGGATCACGATCGAGGTCCAGGTACCGTAGGTCGGCGCCCGTGATCGCGGAGAACGCTTCACCGGCGAGACGGGCATCGGGTGACTCCATCAGCTCGATCAGCCAGGGTACGGCGGCCGGATCGCCGAACGCACCGGCAGCGCGCAACGCGCCGCGCCGCGTTCGGTCGGAAGCCGCGAGCGAGCGCACGGTTTGCATGGCCCACTGCCGCTCGCCGCAGCGCATGGCGATGTCGAGCGCAGGGTGACTCAGCGACGGCAGCGTGGCAGCCTCATCGAAGGCATGGCGCGCGCCTTGCGGCTGTCCCGACAATGCCACCGACCACGCGGCCCAGAACCGGCATGCCGGATCCGCATCGCGCATCGCGTCGACCGCGAGCGGCATCAGGCCTTCCTGCTTCGTCTCGCCGATGCAGCGCAGGGCCTGCGCACGCAACGCGGCATCGGCGTCTTCCAGCGCACGCCGCACGACAGCCGGCCGCACGCAACGATGGTGGCTGGCGGCGCTCAACGCCATTCGGCGCAGGCTGCTCGACCCGGACGCCGAAAGCGCGTCGAGCACCGCGCCCCGGACAGGCTCGTCCAGCCAGTTCAATGCCGCCGCGAGGGCCGGTTCGAAGCGCGCGTCGGCCAGGCACAGCTGCACCATCGATGTCGTGCGCTCGTCGTCGCGTCCCGAAAACGCCAGCCAGGCTGCCACGAAGACCGCCCCGACGTCGTCGTCGCCCAGTCGCTGGCGCGCCGCGGCCCAGCCGGCGTCCGCGGCCACCTGGAGGCCGCGCAAGTGCGCGAGCAGGCGGGCATCGAGGCGGGCCAGGTGCTTCAGCGCATAGTGCGGTGCCACGACGGCGCGCTCGCGAAGGTGATACAGAAATGACGCTTCGCCGGCATGCTCGGCCACCACCCGCCGGTGCACCAGTGCAGAGATGTCGGCCGGGCGGAAGCCCGGTTCCGGCGGGCTCGGTGCAGGGCGGCTCAAGACGGCCTCCTTCAATTGAGCTGCACCGAACCGCCCCTGATGCGATTGGCGCCCGCGGCCTGCGTGAGCACCGTTTCGCCGCGAATCTCGACGCGGCCATCGCTGTGAAGCGTCAGCGACGACTTGCCGCAGCGCAGGACCAGCTGGTGCTCGGCACTCACGATCATGCGTTCGCCATCGGCGTCCACCTGCACCTGGCCAGGCGGATGTTCGAGCGGCCAGCCCCGCGGCGCCAGCACGCCCAGCACGACCGGACGCCGCGCATCGCCGTCGACGAACCCGAGCAGGACCTCTCGGCCGACGTGCGCCGCATGCAGATCGACCACCGACTCCGCGCGCAGCGCAGCCTGCTCCACGCCTGGGGAGTGCATGACGATCGCAATCCTGCCCCGGTCAGCCAGCGCCAACAGCTCGCCGACGACCAGGGCGCTCGCACCGGCGCGGCCGTTCAGGTGGGATGTGGCCGAAGCAGGCAGATCGCTGGGTTTCATGGTCGAGCTCCTCAAGCATCAGTTCTCCATCACCTTCGCACCCTTGACCGTCACGTTGCCGGACGCCTTGATATTCACCTTGCCTGACGCGTCGAGCGTGATGTCCTTGCCCTTCAAGGTGATCGATCCGTCCTTCTTCATCGTGAGCAGCGCGCTGCCGGTCTTGATCGATACCGAGTCGCCGGCCTCGATGACGAAGTTCTTGCCGACCTTGAGCTGATCGTCCTCGCCGACCGACGACGAGCGCTTCTTGGCGATGGTGGTGGTTTGTCCACCGCCCACCTGGACGCTGCGGTCCGAGGCCACCTGGGTGCTCTGCTTGGCGCCGACGCTGGTCGTCTGGTCCGCACCGATGCTGTTCGTCTGCGCGGCGGCCACGGTGGTCGACTGGCTGGCACCTACCGTGATCGTCTGCATCGCGCCGACGGCGATCGTCTGTGCGGCCCCGATGCCGACCTGCTGTGCAGCACCGATGCCTATGGTTTCGTTGACGCCCACCGTATGCGTGCGCTGCAGGGCGACGGACACCGTTTCGCTGCCCCCGACGCTTCGGCTGCGGTTGCCGCCCACGCTCAGCGTCTGGTTGGCGCCGACGTCGACAGTCTCGTTGCTGCCGACACTCTCGGCCCGGTCGACGCCGATCGAGATCTTCTCGTTGCTGCCCACCTTCTCGACCCGGTTGACCCCGATCGTGATGGTCTCGTTGTTGTCCACCGTCTCGGTGCGGTCGTGCTTGACGTGCGTCGTCTCGTCGTGGTCGATCGTCTTCTTCCGATCGTGCCCCACCGAGTGCGTCTCGTCGTTCTCCACCTCGATGTCCTGGTTCTTCTCCGCGTGGATCCACAGCTGCTCGCTGCCGGCCTTGTCCTCGAAGCGGATCGCATTGGCGTTGCCGTAACCCCCGCCCTTGCTCGAGCGGGTGAGGATCCCCGACTGCGTCGCGTTGGCCGGAAGCTCCCACGGCGGCATCTGCTCGGCGTTGTAGACGCGTCCGGTGATCAGCGGCTGGTCGGGGTCGCCCTCGAGGAAATCGACCACCACCTCCTGGCCGATGCGCGGGATGTCGACGATTCCGAAAT
The Piscinibacter sp. XHJ-5 DNA segment above includes these coding regions:
- a CDS encoding TIGR02270 family protein, with protein sequence MSRPAPSPPEPGFRPADISALVHRRVVAEHAGEASFLYHLRERAVVAPHYALKHLARLDARLLAHLRGLQVAADAGWAAARQRLGDDDVGAVFVAAWLAFSGRDDERTTSMVQLCLADARFEPALAAALNWLDEPVRGAVLDALSASGSSSLRRMALSAASHHRCVRPAVVRRALEDADAALRAQALRCIGETKQEGLMPLAVDAMRDADPACRFWAAWSVALSGQPQGARHAFDEAATLPSLSHPALDIAMRCGERQWAMQTVRSLAASDRTRRGALRAAGAFGDPAAVPWLIELMESPDARLAGEAFSAITGADLRYLDLDRDPPAGASADAADDDPDDDLPWPAVAAVRAFWCDAAPRYVPGQRWIGGRPVSSDAAARVLREGFQRQRRGAAVELAAHSRSAVVFSVEARADRQRRWLAS
- a CDS encoding DUF6484 domain-containing protein; the encoded protein is MKPSDLPASATSHLNGRAGASALVVGELLALADRGRIAIVMHSPGVEQAALRAESVVDLHAAHVGREVLLGFVDGDARRPVVLGVLAPRGWPLEHPPGQVQVDADGERMIVSAEHQLVLRCGKSSLTLHSDGRVEIRGETVLTQAAGANRIRGGSVQLN
- a CDS encoding DUF2169 domain-containing protein, giving the protein MRFTNGTGLPANWTMGFQRDGRELLVVVVKATYAMPEPGAEAVLGAEQSALVEADQFTAAPGTSAPLYETDYAHVKPACDVLLIGSAHAPPGRAVRRTVVRLRVGERVKQFAAVGDRHWRRTFGRVTASDPEPFERVGLTYDLAFGGTDDTEQAEGRADTCDSNPVGRGFWRHADRIEGRPLPNTEELDRPVSDPQGRYVPMAFSPVGRSWMPRRLYAGTYDDQWIRTTAPLWPSDFDERYFQAAPADQTIPYPQGGEEIELRNLTPDGHRVFRLPQVAMPVRFIPHRGRDISRPARLDTIVLEPDRQRFTLTWRVSLALGRSVFDVKETLIGDERRVSRERRFPGKTYYRSLAEAVSARRGSR
- a CDS encoding DUF4150 domain-containing protein, which translates into the protein MSKNVYANGREVSAGKDANRSLGAMPDVCLSPPPPPAGPVPIPYPNFSAASDTDDGTRSVKIGGEEVGMKNSSTYKKSDGDQAATKSFGMGVVTHTLEGKTVFSAWSFDVKFEGANAVRQMDLTLHNNR